A window of the Tunturibacter empetritectus genome harbors these coding sequences:
- a CDS encoding ferritin-like domain-containing protein has protein sequence MPLKDVLLDELRDMYSAENQLVKALPKLAKGAKNAKLKELFAAHLEETKGHVERLKEVFGHLEEKPTGEHCNGMEGIVEEGKDALTKDEEGASFDCGLIGAALRTEHYEIAGYQATIAMAKTLGMQDVIDLLTENLNEELAAAAKITEAAQPILRQSSEEPEHKKKPKSAKEKYSAQKSLEDEKEAAAGLKKRAS, from the coding sequence ATGCCGCTTAAGGATGTTTTGCTGGATGAGTTACGCGATATGTACAGCGCGGAGAATCAATTGGTGAAGGCGCTGCCCAAACTGGCCAAGGGCGCGAAAAATGCAAAGCTGAAGGAGCTGTTTGCCGCGCATCTGGAAGAGACAAAGGGCCATGTTGAACGTTTGAAGGAGGTCTTCGGGCATCTGGAAGAAAAGCCAACCGGAGAGCATTGCAACGGGATGGAAGGAATTGTAGAAGAGGGCAAAGACGCGCTGACGAAGGATGAAGAGGGAGCGTCGTTTGACTGTGGTTTGATCGGCGCGGCACTGCGGACCGAGCACTACGAGATTGCGGGATACCAGGCGACGATTGCTATGGCGAAGACGCTGGGAATGCAGGATGTGATCGATTTGCTAACGGAGAACCTGAACGAGGAGCTGGCGGCGGCAGCGAAGATCACCGAAGCTGCTCAGCCGATTCTGCGGCAGAGTTCGGAGGAGCCGGAGCATAAGAAGAAGCCCAAGTCTGCCAAGGAAAAGTACTCTGCACAGAAGAGCCTCGAGGATGAAAAAGAGGCCGCTGCAGGTTTGAAGAAGCGCGCTTCCTAG
- a CDS encoding Arm DNA-binding domain-containing protein codes for MDQLWRWAYRYEGKEKLMTFGRYPEVSLALARKRNEEARTLLADGLDPMAERKAKKIADQVAGETPSPVLRIGGWSIGSRGRVLAI; via the coding sequence GTGGATCAGCTTTGGCGCTGGGCCTACAGGTACGAGGGAAAAGAAAAGCTCATGACCTTCGGCAGATACCCAGAGGTATCGCTTGCGCTGGCCAGGAAGCGTAACGAAGAAGCTCGGACATTGCTGGCTGATGGTCTCGATCCCATGGCAGAACGAAAGGCCAAGAAGATCGCGGATCAAGTTGCCGGCGAGACTCCTTCGCCAGTCTTGCGGATCGGTGGTTGGAGCATTGGCAGCAGGGGAAGAGTTCTCGCCATTTAG
- a CDS encoding phage integrase central domain-containing protein, translating to MEHWQQGKSSRHLDSVRRRTAADILPRLGQRPIAEIDASELVAMTKAIEQRGAGDIAKRALQVAAQVFRYAIAHGYATRNPAVEFRPSTSSRPPARRTMLGWMPRSYQTFLER from the coding sequence TTGGAGCATTGGCAGCAGGGGAAGAGTTCTCGCCATTTAGACTCGGTGCGCCGGCGGACTGCGGCCGACATCCTCCCCCGGCTGGGCCAACGCCCTATCGCCGAGATAGACGCATCTGAGCTGGTCGCGATGACCAAAGCGATTGAGCAACGCGGAGCGGGTGATATCGCCAAACGAGCTCTACAAGTAGCGGCACAGGTCTTTCGGTATGCGATTGCGCATGGATACGCCACTCGTAATCCCGCCGTTGAGTTTCGCCCGAGTACATCCTCAAGGCCACCCGCAAGACGAACTATGCTCGGGTGGATGCCAAGGAGCTACCAGACCTTCTTAGAAAGATAG
- a CDS encoding tyrosine-type recombinase/integrase, protein MDAKELPDLLRKIEVYQGTHVTRLAMKLLALTFVRTSELIEAKWFEFDLEGARWDIPSERMKMRTPHIVPLAKQSLEILDVLRGLSGHSDWLFPGDRNPAKPMSNNTILKGLERMGYKGKMTGHGFRGVASTILHEQEYSHEHIELQLAHSPRNAVSASYNHALHLKARTKMMQDWADFLEQTQRGAKVLAFREVVA, encoded by the coding sequence GTGGATGCCAAGGAGCTACCAGACCTTCTTAGAAAGATAGAGGTCTATCAAGGGACGCATGTCACTCGACTCGCGATGAAACTCTTGGCACTGACATTCGTTCGAACGAGTGAATTAATCGAGGCGAAGTGGTTCGAATTCGATCTTGAAGGAGCCCGTTGGGATATTCCCTCCGAGCGCATGAAGATGCGTACCCCGCATATTGTGCCGCTGGCAAAGCAATCTTTAGAGATTCTGGATGTCTTGCGTGGACTGTCTGGGCATAGCGACTGGCTGTTCCCAGGCGATCGGAACCCGGCCAAACCGATGAGCAACAACACCATCCTCAAAGGGCTTGAGCGGATGGGGTACAAAGGCAAGATGACCGGGCACGGCTTCCGCGGGGTGGCCTCAACGATCTTGCACGAGCAGGAGTACTCACATGAGCACATAGAGCTCCAGCTTGCGCACTCCCCACGGAATGCAGTAAGCGCCTCCTACAATCATGCCCTCCATCTGAAGGCGCGAACAAAGATGATGCAGGACTGGGCGGACTTCCTGGAACAAACCCAACGCGGCGCCAAGGTCTTGGCCTTCCGGGAAGTGGTGGCATAG
- a CDS encoding MBOAT family O-acyltransferase, translating to MNFSSFQYILLFLPVSFAFYLLAQRFSIPKIPQTCILLASICFYAWSKPSYLPYLLGSILVNWQLSQWIGQAAGLRRKRILQLGLILNVGFLCVFKYLNFFFGSIPYLVDHLRIPNFAFPLGISFFTITQIMYLVDCYEGLIPPSSLFDHATFVSFFPYVISGPISRSKRIIHQFPILNERAGPSADLFARALYLFSLGLIKKVVLADAFAKAADYGFSNISSLSTIEAWAFATAYALQIYFDFSGYSDMAIASALFFGIEIPRNFDAPLRASSIIEYWQRWHISLTSFITTYIYTPLVRSFGRVTLYTSAIATMVAMTIAGLWHGSNWTFVIFGAIHGVALAVNQFWRKKKMPAVPGLASWLMTLAVFDIAFVFFRSPNLWTAFSYLPHLFSLQNIFGVENLHKMNGVGVGTGVMFVVFSLSQAAGIGAAFLGKSTDQLSVSFKPTLLNSATTSACMLFSLFYLNSNVVKPFVYFAF from the coding sequence ATGAACTTTAGCTCTTTTCAATACATCCTCCTCTTTTTACCGGTAAGTTTCGCCTTTTATCTCCTGGCTCAACGCTTTTCGATTCCGAAAATCCCTCAAACATGTATTTTGCTGGCATCGATTTGTTTTTACGCATGGTCAAAACCGTCCTATTTGCCATATCTGTTGGGCTCAATTCTGGTAAACTGGCAACTTTCACAATGGATCGGGCAAGCTGCTGGACTTCGACGTAAAAGAATACTTCAACTTGGTTTGATCCTCAATGTCGGTTTCCTTTGCGTCTTCAAATATCTAAATTTCTTTTTTGGCAGCATTCCTTATCTCGTCGATCATCTCCGCATTCCAAACTTCGCTTTTCCTCTCGGAATTAGTTTTTTTACCATCACGCAAATCATGTATTTAGTTGATTGCTACGAAGGGTTGATCCCTCCCAGCAGTCTCTTTGACCACGCCACTTTCGTTTCATTTTTTCCGTATGTCATATCAGGTCCTATCAGCAGGTCTAAACGCATCATCCATCAATTTCCTATTCTGAATGAACGTGCTGGACCTTCGGCCGATTTGTTTGCTCGTGCCCTATACCTCTTCTCCCTGGGTCTTATCAAGAAGGTCGTACTTGCCGATGCCTTTGCGAAAGCCGCCGATTATGGCTTCAGCAACATTTCAAGCCTATCCACAATAGAGGCGTGGGCCTTCGCAACAGCATATGCATTACAGATCTACTTCGACTTTAGCGGTTATTCCGACATGGCTATCGCTTCAGCCTTGTTTTTTGGCATTGAGATACCACGCAACTTCGATGCCCCCCTAAGAGCTAGCTCAATTATTGAATATTGGCAGCGCTGGCATATCTCCCTTACGTCATTCATTACCACTTACATCTACACTCCTCTTGTGAGGTCGTTTGGACGCGTCACACTCTACACGTCTGCAATTGCTACTATGGTTGCGATGACGATTGCGGGGCTTTGGCATGGATCCAATTGGACCTTCGTCATCTTCGGCGCTATCCACGGCGTGGCTTTGGCCGTAAACCAATTTTGGCGAAAAAAAAAGATGCCAGCAGTCCCAGGATTGGCATCTTGGCTAATGACTCTTGCAGTCTTCGACATTGCTTTTGTTTTTTTTCGCTCACCGAATTTATGGACTGCATTCAGCTATCTGCCGCATTTATTCAGTTTGCAGAACATCTTTGGCGTTGAGAACCTCCATAAGATGAATGGTGTGGGGGTCGGTACAGGAGTCATGTTTGTGGTTTTTTCCCTCTCCCAGGCTGCAGGCATTGGAGCCGCGTTTTTAGGTAAATCCACCGACCAACTGTCAGTCAGTTTTAAACCGACACTCCTCAATTCGGCAACGACTTCGGCCTGCATGTTGTTTTCGTTGTTTTATTTGAATTCCAACGTAGTCAAGCCATTCGTATATTTTGCTTTTTGA
- a CDS encoding acyl carrier protein yields MDDRLPEVQEIFRDVFDSPTLIITRESSAYNVEGWDSLAHIDLVTAIETRYKIKFALGELEELKNVGDLLDLIDAKMRVK; encoded by the coding sequence ATGGATGATCGTTTGCCCGAAGTACAAGAAATTTTTCGCGATGTCTTTGATTCGCCCACGCTCATTATTACTCGTGAGTCAAGTGCCTATAACGTGGAGGGCTGGGACTCTTTAGCACATATCGATCTTGTTACTGCGATCGAGACGAGATATAAAATTAAGTTCGCCCTCGGCGAGCTAGAAGAGCTTAAGAACGTCGGCGATCTCTTGGACCTTATTGATGCCAAAATGCGCGTAAAGTAA
- a CDS encoding HAD-IIIC family phosphatase yields MQPTALCNFALESIIFQRKKLRRQLLACTDLKEIRIAILSGTTTNELADLLEILLLQNGFRPIFYQGEYGRFYEDAVLEPETIVAFKPDLVYVHTCALNIRKLPPVSCSEKYFSELVESEIVRYQAVWDSLTNIVGCQIVQNNFELPGNAILGNLDAASAGGTTRFINEMNHRFVLEARANPTLALQDLCSISARIGLDRWSDPERWYRYKIANTIEGSFAIATSLAALIRATYGRTRKVLVLDLDNTLWGGIIGDDGPDKIVLGRETPIAEAYTAFQEYCLSLRERGILLAVCSKNNEEVAKQGFVHPDSVLKLEHFSAFKANWEPKHENIFSIAEELQLGVDSFVFVDDNPAERAIVEAQIPGIAVPNVGNDVTRYATIIESHRYFEQLSLGKEDLTRAKLYQENMQRSTLMSKFADYGEYLDSLEMCAEIDVFNSTYMERIAQLTNKSNQFNLTTRRYTLAEVEATISSGKHIGIYGKLIDRFGDNGLISVVLGTIRGRELHLDLWLMSCRVLKREMEIGMLDGLVERARNRGVEIIFGYYLPTAKNGMVKDHYQKLGFSMVSSDQTTGASVWSLSITNYSVRSRHIRILEPING; encoded by the coding sequence ATGCAGCCAACTGCCCTTTGCAATTTTGCACTGGAGAGCATCATTTTTCAACGTAAGAAATTACGTCGGCAGTTGCTCGCCTGCACAGATCTTAAAGAGATACGAATCGCCATTTTGAGTGGAACCACTACGAATGAGCTCGCGGATCTGTTGGAGATCTTATTGTTGCAAAACGGGTTCCGACCAATCTTTTATCAAGGAGAGTATGGAAGATTCTATGAGGATGCGGTGTTAGAGCCGGAAACTATCGTAGCTTTTAAGCCAGATTTAGTTTACGTTCACACTTGTGCTTTAAACATCCGTAAACTTCCGCCTGTTAGCTGTTCCGAAAAGTATTTCTCTGAGCTAGTCGAAAGTGAGATTGTCCGTTACCAGGCCGTTTGGGACTCACTCACTAATATAGTCGGTTGTCAGATTGTACAGAACAACTTCGAGCTGCCTGGGAACGCAATTCTGGGAAATCTCGATGCTGCAAGTGCCGGAGGAACGACACGCTTCATTAACGAGATGAACCATCGTTTTGTTTTGGAAGCACGTGCCAATCCAACGCTTGCGTTACAAGATCTGTGCAGCATTTCTGCTCGCATTGGACTTGATCGCTGGTCCGATCCGGAACGATGGTATCGGTACAAAATAGCCAATACGATCGAGGGCAGCTTTGCAATTGCGACGTCTCTCGCGGCACTCATCCGTGCCACATACGGGCGTACTCGCAAGGTGCTTGTTTTAGATTTAGATAACACCCTATGGGGCGGTATCATTGGAGACGATGGCCCCGACAAGATCGTACTCGGACGCGAGACTCCGATCGCGGAGGCCTACACGGCCTTCCAGGAATACTGCTTGTCCTTGCGTGAGCGCGGCATCTTACTCGCGGTGTGTTCCAAGAACAATGAGGAGGTTGCTAAGCAAGGATTCGTGCATCCAGACTCTGTTCTCAAGTTGGAGCACTTCTCCGCATTCAAAGCGAACTGGGAGCCGAAGCACGAAAACATTTTCAGCATAGCTGAGGAGCTTCAGCTTGGTGTGGATAGTTTTGTATTTGTTGACGATAACCCTGCCGAACGCGCTATCGTTGAGGCCCAGATCCCAGGCATAGCAGTCCCGAACGTCGGAAATGATGTGACTCGATATGCCACTATTATCGAATCGCACCGTTATTTTGAACAGCTATCGCTCGGAAAAGAAGATCTCACTAGGGCAAAACTGTATCAAGAAAATATGCAGCGCTCAACGCTTATGAGTAAGTTTGCTGACTACGGGGAATATCTTGACTCGCTTGAGATGTGTGCAGAGATAGACGTATTCAACTCCACGTACATGGAACGTATTGCGCAGCTTACGAACAAATCGAACCAATTTAACTTAACCACACGACGCTACACGCTAGCGGAAGTCGAAGCCACAATCAGCAGTGGCAAGCACATTGGAATCTACGGAAAACTCATCGATCGCTTCGGCGACAATGGTTTGATCTCGGTAGTTCTCGGAACGATTAGAGGGCGAGAGCTTCATCTGGATCTTTGGCTCATGAGTTGCCGTGTCCTCAAACGCGAAATGGAAATCGGCATGCTAGATGGTCTAGTGGAGCGCGCCAGAAATCGCGGTGTCGAGATAATCTTTGGATACTATTTGCCCACCGCAAAAAACGGCATGGTTAAGGATCATTATCAAAAACTCGGCTTTTCAATGGTGTCAAGTGACCAAACCACTGGCGCTTCCGTTTGGTCACTTAGTATCACAAACTACTCTGTCCGCAGCCGCCACATCAGGATTCTGGAGCCAATCAATGGATGA
- a CDS encoding VOC family protein: MLTDDASKAFDYYFRHYGWQKDFAHDMGAMGTYQTFRTDKPLYTGGMMNRKGPGMPEGIPPHWQFYFTVDDIEAAQKRVIDAGGKVFCLPWTYPEAHAFCRPQTTKAATLL; the protein is encoded by the coding sequence CTGCTCACCGATGACGCATCAAAAGCCTTCGATTATTACTTCAGGCATTACGGCTGGCAGAAGGACTTTGCGCACGACATGGGCGCCATGGGTACCTATCAAACCTTCCGGACCGACAAGCCCCTCTATACCGGCGGAATGATGAATCGTAAAGGTCCCGGCATGCCCGAAGGTATTCCGCCGCATTGGCAGTTCTACTTCACCGTCGACGACATCGAGGCCGCGCAGAAACGTGTGATTGACGCCGGCGGTAAAGTATTCTGCCTCCCATGGACGTACCCGGAGGCTCACGCATTTTGCAGGCCACAAACGACCAAGGCGGCCACTTTGCTTTAA
- a CDS encoding radical SAM protein has protein sequence MSVELEAKTQLSHTLPHKLTSLPILLLNLHENCNCRCLMCDIWKRPPGLGLDLASFKHHRDSIMALEVQQVVLTGGEPLLHSNFEALCSFLKSCEVRVTLLTTGLLLEKRANIVARSVDEIIISLDGPEVVHDGIRRVTRGFDLIRAGIAAIRCHRPGMPIQARSTVQRANFLFLRETVAAAKRLGFDSISFLATDVSSHAFNRDLIWPGERQSEVALTRSEIAGLEVEIELLLEQFRDEIAQRYIVEPPEKLRHIVRRFREHLGELTPESPVCNAPWVSAVMEVDGSIRPCFFHRKIGTVERGSLEDAINSEEAQQFRRTLDIAQNPTCQRCVCSLNYT, from the coding sequence ATGTCAGTTGAATTGGAAGCAAAGACGCAACTTTCTCACACGTTGCCGCATAAGCTCACATCGCTTCCAATTTTATTGCTGAACCTGCATGAGAACTGCAACTGCCGCTGTCTTATGTGCGATATTTGGAAAAGGCCGCCTGGCTTGGGGCTCGACCTTGCAAGCTTCAAGCACCACCGTGACTCCATTATGGCTTTGGAGGTACAGCAGGTCGTACTGACTGGCGGCGAGCCCCTGCTTCACTCGAACTTTGAAGCACTATGTAGCTTCCTCAAGAGCTGCGAGGTCCGAGTTACTCTTCTAACTACCGGACTGTTGCTTGAGAAACGAGCGAATATCGTAGCAAGGTCCGTGGATGAAATCATCATTTCGCTTGACGGCCCAGAAGTGGTCCATGACGGCATTAGGCGGGTCACTCGAGGATTTGATCTGATTCGGGCGGGCATAGCAGCAATTCGGTGCCATCGGCCCGGTATGCCGATCCAAGCCCGCAGCACCGTGCAGCGTGCCAACTTTCTTTTTTTGCGGGAGACGGTAGCCGCGGCGAAGCGGCTGGGCTTTGATTCCATCTCTTTTCTGGCGACTGACGTATCGTCGCACGCATTCAACCGAGACCTCATTTGGCCCGGCGAACGGCAGAGCGAGGTTGCGCTGACACGGTCAGAAATAGCGGGCCTTGAAGTCGAGATTGAATTGCTGCTCGAACAATTCCGCGACGAAATCGCTCAACGCTACATCGTAGAGCCTCCCGAGAAGCTACGACATATCGTGCGCCGATTTCGCGAGCATCTGGGCGAGCTGACGCCAGAGTCGCCTGTCTGCAATGCACCCTGGGTTTCCGCGGTAATGGAGGTCGACGGGTCTATTAGGCCTTGCTTTTTTCATCGTAAGATTGGCACAGTTGAGAGGGGCTCATTAGAAGACGCCATCAATTCTGAAGAGGCGCAGCAATTCAGGCGTACATTAGACATCGCCCAAAACCCCACATGTCAGAGGTGTGTTTGCTCGCTCAATTACACCTGA
- a CDS encoding methyltransferase domain-containing protein: MRAAEFETKTENEHAFAAWAKVYDEQPNPLLALEERYFAHLLPHTKDRDVLDVGCGSGRWLSRFVHGGPATLHGLDSSSEMIEIAARKELSGAELIHAALPLIPIASGSKDLVLASFVLSYVEDLELCASELARVIRPGGDLFLSDMHPGTAATLGWKRGFDTPVQTYRLKVHTRPLIDLISTFVAHGFAIVVCLEPPFDESEHELFMAAGKETAWQQAAGKPAICLLHFRRMSVSSPAIRESEGLHLRGAQCVLGAHESLAASITVDSGLIASIATETARSANRLKNRVNQIDLTGYLVFPGLVNAHDHLEFALFPRLGSPPYENATEWALDIQVKEAEKIALHKRVPKDVRLWWGSIRNLLCGVTTVCQHNPVDPVLMMRDFPIRVITNYGWDHSLAFAKDIRSALEGTPANAPFLIHACEGVDHVAAKELYTLDAVGAIEERTVLIHGLSLDAKGAALLNERRSALVICPSSNSFLFEKTLTRELLHSIKRLGLGSDSPLTSNGDLLDEIRFARWACDLNDDRLFSMVTEEAAQLLRLHGGEGSLRGGAVADLIAVTQRVGSPAHILSELSWRDVELVIVGGLVHLASSEIFDRLTVQMRRTLVPLMVEKEVRWLRAPATSLLDATENVLGDGNVRVGGLHVSRMQA, from the coding sequence GTGAGGGCCGCTGAGTTTGAAACAAAGACGGAAAACGAGCATGCCTTCGCAGCTTGGGCGAAAGTATATGACGAGCAGCCGAATCCGCTGCTTGCGCTTGAGGAACGTTATTTCGCTCATCTTCTGCCGCACACGAAAGACCGCGATGTCTTAGATGTGGGCTGCGGCAGTGGAAGATGGCTGTCGCGCTTCGTGCACGGCGGACCAGCCACATTGCACGGTCTGGATAGTTCTAGCGAGATGATTGAGATAGCCGCTCGCAAAGAGCTTTCAGGTGCGGAGCTAATCCACGCCGCACTTCCTCTTATCCCGATTGCATCCGGCAGCAAAGATCTGGTACTCGCCTCGTTCGTGCTGAGTTATGTGGAAGACCTAGAGCTATGTGCGTCCGAATTAGCGCGGGTGATCCGTCCTGGTGGAGATTTATTTCTGTCGGACATGCATCCGGGCACCGCAGCTACACTTGGCTGGAAACGTGGCTTTGATACTCCCGTCCAGACATATAGACTCAAAGTGCATACTCGGCCTCTGATCGATCTGATCAGCACGTTCGTCGCTCATGGTTTCGCGATTGTCGTATGCCTCGAACCGCCATTCGACGAGAGTGAACATGAATTGTTCATGGCGGCAGGTAAAGAGACAGCGTGGCAGCAAGCGGCTGGAAAGCCTGCAATCTGCTTGCTTCATTTTCGCAGGATGTCCGTGTCTTCACCCGCAATTAGGGAGTCTGAAGGTCTTCATCTGCGAGGAGCGCAATGCGTTTTAGGCGCACATGAGAGTCTTGCAGCCTCTATCACCGTGGACAGCGGACTAATCGCTTCAATTGCGACAGAAACTGCACGGTCAGCCAATAGATTAAAAAACAGAGTGAATCAAATTGACCTGACTGGATATCTCGTCTTTCCGGGACTGGTGAATGCACACGATCATCTTGAGTTCGCGCTCTTTCCCCGGTTGGGCTCTCCTCCATACGAGAACGCAACTGAGTGGGCGCTGGATATTCAAGTCAAGGAAGCCGAAAAGATTGCGCTTCACAAAAGAGTTCCGAAAGACGTTCGCCTGTGGTGGGGTAGCATCCGCAACCTGCTGTGCGGAGTCACCACCGTATGTCAGCACAACCCGGTCGATCCGGTGCTGATGATGAGGGACTTTCCCATTCGGGTGATCACGAACTACGGATGGGACCACTCGCTGGCATTCGCAAAAGATATCCGGTCTGCCCTAGAGGGTACTCCCGCCAATGCTCCCTTTCTCATCCATGCGTGCGAAGGTGTTGATCATGTTGCAGCTAAAGAGTTATACACACTCGATGCAGTTGGCGCGATTGAAGAGCGTACCGTCCTTATACATGGATTATCACTGGATGCCAAAGGCGCGGCTCTCCTGAACGAGCGCCGCTCTGCCTTGGTAATTTGCCCTTCTTCAAACAGCTTTCTCTTCGAAAAGACTCTCACACGTGAACTATTACATTCCATCAAGAGGCTTGGACTTGGAAGCGACTCACCGTTGACTTCAAACGGTGATCTTCTAGATGAGATTCGTTTTGCTAGGTGGGCCTGCGACCTTAACGATGACAGACTCTTCTCAATGGTTACTGAGGAAGCAGCACAGCTTTTACGGCTGCATGGTGGTGAGGGTTCACTACGCGGAGGTGCCGTAGCCGACCTTATTGCTGTAACTCAGCGAGTTGGAAGCCCAGCACATATCTTAAGTGAGTTGAGTTGGCGGGATGTGGAGTTGGTGATTGTAGGCGGCTTGGTACACCTTGCTTCATCTGAAATCTTCGACAGGCTCACAGTACAGATGAGGCGAACACTTGTCCCGCTTATGGTTGAGAAGGAAGTCCGTTGGTTGCGCGCTCCAGCCACATCGCTACTCGATGCAACGGAGAATGTTCTGGGTGATGGTAACGTTCGTGTCGGCGGTCTCCACGTTTCCAGAATGCAGGCATAG
- a CDS encoding B12-binding domain-containing radical SAM protein: MILLFHPRATKPRNCRLPLAVLALAAVLEGREEYEIVDGNLEEKPVEALLKLIDAHPVQLLGVSTMPGPQMVTAMEVSSEIRKLRPHVNIVWGGYFPSIYPDAALNAKYVDFVVRGQGEDTLLELIDALRGNRSLDSIRGLAYKDAFGLHRSNAERPMKGPDSFPWSPFHRLPVEKYLRPSFFGKRTAVHHASIGCPFNCSFCGVHAAYGRDEKMESPERTVAILKHLIDQHGADSVQFYDMNFFLREDHARKLCDLMTPLRLRWWCEGRVDIMSRYSDDTMAAIAGAGCAMIFFGAESGSDWALEEMQKGITTEQTIIMAKRTREFGIIPEFSFVVGNPKDPERDTRETLRFIRRIKRINPDSEIIVQHYTPTPQKGSMYGDVDDQISFPDSPAGWATKRWMDFTLRIDTNAPWLKSTTKELIDNFELVVASRWPTVQDIRAPKWSRILLKTLSSWRYTLQVYNYPVELQWANSFIKLRKPKRESL; this comes from the coding sequence ATGATTCTTCTTTTCCATCCACGAGCTACAAAACCACGCAACTGCCGGCTGCCTTTGGCCGTGCTCGCCCTTGCCGCCGTTTTGGAGGGGCGTGAAGAGTACGAGATCGTTGACGGCAACCTCGAAGAGAAGCCGGTCGAAGCGCTATTGAAGCTTATCGACGCGCACCCGGTGCAGTTACTCGGTGTCTCCACTATGCCTGGACCGCAAATGGTCACAGCCATGGAAGTTTCGAGTGAGATCCGCAAGTTGCGACCCCATGTAAACATCGTGTGGGGAGGATACTTTCCTTCGATTTACCCGGATGCGGCACTGAACGCCAAGTACGTAGACTTTGTCGTTCGGGGGCAGGGTGAGGATACCCTGCTGGAATTGATCGACGCGCTGCGCGGCAATCGTTCCTTGGATTCAATCCGCGGGCTTGCCTACAAAGATGCGTTCGGTCTGCATCGCAGCAATGCTGAGCGTCCGATGAAAGGTCCGGATAGCTTTCCATGGTCTCCGTTCCATCGTCTGCCAGTAGAGAAGTACCTGCGACCCTCCTTCTTCGGCAAGCGCACGGCAGTCCATCACGCCAGTATTGGATGCCCTTTCAACTGCAGCTTCTGTGGCGTTCATGCGGCCTATGGGCGCGACGAAAAGATGGAATCGCCGGAACGTACGGTGGCAATCCTCAAGCATCTGATCGACCAACATGGCGCGGATTCGGTGCAGTTCTACGACATGAACTTCTTCCTTCGCGAAGACCACGCACGCAAGCTCTGCGATCTGATGACTCCCTTAAGGCTGCGGTGGTGGTGTGAAGGACGAGTAGATATCATGTCACGATACTCGGACGATACGATGGCCGCAATTGCCGGTGCCGGTTGCGCGATGATCTTCTTTGGTGCCGAGTCCGGCTCCGATTGGGCATTAGAAGAAATGCAAAAGGGTATAACCACGGAACAAACCATTATCATGGCCAAGCGGACGCGAGAGTTCGGAATCATTCCTGAATTTTCGTTCGTCGTCGGAAACCCTAAAGATCCTGAACGGGACACGCGAGAAACTTTGAGGTTTATTCGAAGGATCAAACGAATTAATCCGGACTCGGAGATCATCGTCCAGCACTACACACCCACTCCGCAGAAAGGCTCTATGTACGGGGACGTGGACGACCAGATTTCCTTTCCCGACAGCCCGGCAGGATGGGCGACTAAACGGTGGATGGACTTCACTCTTCGCATCGACACTAATGCCCCTTGGCTGAAATCGACGACGAAAGAGCTGATCGACAACTTCGAATTAGTTGTAGCATCTCGATGGCCAACCGTTCAGGATATTCGCGCGCCTAAGTGGAGCCGTATTCTACTGAAAACCTTAAGCTCATGGCGGTATACGCTGCAGGTGTACAACTATCCGGTTGAGTTGCAGTGGGCGAACAGCTTCATCAAGCTACGTAAGCCAAAGCGGGAAAGCCTGTGA